The following are encoded together in the Arcobacter aquimarinus genome:
- a CDS encoding GDSL-type esterase/lipase family protein has product MRTKILSGLLFAVLLSGCNFTEKQEVVEWKIQNNPYYKHKKSQFEVLAMNEKYTTMMLGDSITDEGLWNELLNNDKVQNRGISGDTTSGVLERLDSISSNIQQVFIMIGVNDIMRGKEVDEVYNNYLKIIKIFKDKNIKVNIQATLYVGEARKADFNAKIEELNRRLEKYTSENQITFINLNPIFAPQKVLKKEFTFDDLHLNGTAYKLWANEIKKYF; this is encoded by the coding sequence ATGAGAACAAAAATATTATCAGGTCTTTTATTTGCAGTTTTATTAAGTGGATGTAATTTTACAGAAAAGCAAGAAGTAGTTGAATGGAAAATACAAAATAACCCATATTATAAACATAAAAAAAGTCAATTTGAGGTTTTAGCTATGAATGAAAAATATACGACTATGATGTTAGGTGATTCAATAACAGATGAGGGTTTATGGAATGAACTTTTAAATAATGACAAAGTTCAAAATAGGGGAATCAGTGGAGATACAACAAGTGGAGTCTTAGAAAGACTTGATTCTATCTCTTCAAATATTCAACAAGTTTTTATCATGATAGGTGTAAATGATATTATGAGAGGGAAAGAAGTTGATGAGGTTTATAATAACTATTTAAAAATAATCAAAATATTTAAAGATAAAAATATAAAAGTTAATATTCAAGCAACTTTATATGTTGGAGAAGCAAGAAAAGCAGATTTTAATGCAAAAATTGAAGAGTTAAATAGAAGATTAGAAAAATATACAAGTGAAAATCAAATCACATTTATAAATCTAAATCCTATTTTTGCACCACAAAAAGTGCTAAAAAAAGAGTTTACTTTTGATGATTTA